In a single window of the Microbacterium sp. SL75 genome:
- the sucB gene encoding 2-oxoglutarate dehydrogenase, E2 component, dihydrolipoamide succinyltransferase, with amino-acid sequence MSTSVVLPALGESVTEGTVTRWLKQVGDTVQEDEGLLEISTDKVDTEIPSPISGVIEEILVQEDETVEVGAVLAKIGDGSGAASSDDAPQAAPAEQESAPAEEAAPAESAPAEQAAPAEQSAPAAAGDSTEVKLPELGESVIEGTVTRWLKAVGDDVAVDEPLLEISTDKVDTEIPSPVAGTLQEILVQEDETVNVGAALARIGSGAAPAAQPEAPAPAAEEKPVEQPAAEQKPAEQPAPAAEEKPAAPAPAAEKPVEQAPAASSNDDITYVTPLVRRLAQQQGVDLASVKGSGVGGRIRKEDVLKAAEAAKSAPAAAPAAAAPVAAAPVEVSPLRGTTQKMSRLRKVIAERAVASMQATAQLTTVVEVDVTKLAALRDRMKGEFQQKTGDKLSFLPFFAIAAIEGLKAYPIINSTVEGDEIVYPAHENVSIAVDTERGLLTPVVKDAGDKNIAQLAREIADLAARTRDNKLKPDELAGGTFTLTNTGSRGALFDTPIVFLPQSAILGLGAVVKKPGIVSVDGKDAIAVRSYVYLALSYDHRIIDGADAARFLGTVKARLEAAQFEGDLGI; translated from the coding sequence ATGAGCACTTCCGTCGTCCTCCCCGCTCTCGGCGAGAGCGTCACCGAGGGAACGGTCACCCGCTGGCTCAAGCAGGTCGGTGACACCGTCCAGGAGGACGAGGGTCTGCTGGAGATCTCGACCGACAAGGTCGACACCGAGATCCCCTCGCCCATCTCGGGCGTGATCGAGGAGATCCTGGTCCAAGAAGACGAGACGGTCGAGGTCGGCGCGGTCCTCGCGAAGATCGGTGACGGCTCGGGCGCTGCGTCGTCCGACGACGCCCCGCAGGCGGCTCCCGCCGAGCAGGAGTCCGCGCCCGCGGAAGAGGCCGCTCCCGCCGAGTCCGCTCCGGCCGAGCAGGCGGCTCCCGCCGAGCAGTCGGCTCCGGCCGCCGCCGGCGACTCGACCGAGGTGAAGCTTCCGGAGCTCGGTGAGAGCGTCATCGAGGGCACCGTCACCCGTTGGCTGAAGGCCGTCGGCGATGACGTCGCGGTCGACGAGCCCCTCCTCGAGATCTCGACCGACAAGGTCGACACCGAGATCCCTTCGCCGGTCGCCGGCACGCTGCAGGAGATCCTCGTGCAGGAGGACGAGACGGTCAACGTCGGTGCCGCTCTCGCGCGCATCGGCAGCGGTGCGGCCCCGGCCGCTCAGCCCGAGGCCCCGGCGCCCGCCGCCGAGGAGAAGCCGGTGGAACAGCCCGCGGCCGAGCAGAAGCCTGCCGAGCAGCCCGCCCCCGCCGCGGAAGAGAAGCCTGCGGCTCCCGCGCCCGCCGCCGAGAAGCCCGTCGAGCAGGCTCCCGCCGCGTCGTCGAACGACGACATCACCTACGTGACCCCGCTCGTGCGTCGCCTCGCTCAGCAGCAGGGCGTCGACCTGGCCTCGGTCAAGGGCAGCGGCGTCGGTGGACGCATCCGCAAGGAAGACGTTCTCAAGGCCGCCGAGGCCGCGAAGTCGGCTCCGGCGGCGGCTCCCGCCGCTGCGGCTCCCGTTGCTGCCGCCCCCGTCGAGGTCTCGCCGCTTCGCGGCACCACGCAGAAGATGTCGCGTCTGCGCAAGGTCATCGCCGAGCGCGCCGTCGCATCGATGCAGGCCACGGCCCAGCTGACCACTGTCGTCGAGGTCGACGTGACGAAGCTCGCCGCCCTGCGCGATCGCATGAAGGGCGAGTTCCAGCAGAAGACGGGCGACAAGCTCTCGTTCCTGCCGTTCTTCGCCATCGCGGCTATCGAGGGCCTCAAGGCCTACCCGATCATCAACTCCACGGTCGAGGGCGACGAGATCGTCTACCCGGCTCACGAGAACGTCTCGATCGCCGTCGACACCGAGCGCGGCCTGCTGACGCCGGTGGTCAAGGACGCCGGTGACAAGAACATCGCCCAGCTCGCGCGCGAGATCGCCGACCTCGCTGCCCGCACGCGCGACAACAAGCTGAAGCCCGACGAGCTCGCCGGTGGCACCTTCACGCTGACCAACACCGGTTCGCGCGGCGCGCTGTTCGACACGCCCATCGTGTTCCTGCCCCAGTCGGCGATCCTCGGCCTCGGCGCCGTGGTGAAGAAGCCGGGAATCGTCTCGGTCGACGGAAAGGACGCCATCGCGGTGCGCTCGTACGTGTACCTCGCGCTGTCGTACGATCACCGCATCATCGATGGCGCCGACGCGGCCCGTTTCCTGGGGACGGTCAAGGCTCGCCTCGAGGCGGCGCAGTTCGAGGGCGATCTCGGGATCTGA
- the lpdA gene encoding dihydrolipoyl dehydrogenase encodes MTEYTADVVVLGGGSGGYAAALRLAELGKDVVLVEKNKLGGTCLHRGCIPTKALLHAGEVADAARGAADIGVDVTFSGIDPVRVRSYREGIVAKKFKGLEGLISAHGIRVVRGEGSLEAGPAVRVGDDLYRGTDVILATGSYSRSLPGLDVGGRVLTSEQALELDVIPERVIVLGGGVIGVEFASVWRSFGVDVTIIEALPHLLPAEDVASSKALERAFRKRGIAFQLGRRFASLAQTAGSVTVTLDDGSELVADYVLVAVGRGPVTAGLGYEEAGVVLDRGFVQTDERLRTAAAHVWAVGDIVPGLQLAHRGFQQGIFVAEEIAGLSPVLVPDVDVPRVAYSHPEVASVGLTEAQAQDRYGSDAVKAYEYNLAGNGRSEIIGTSGIVKIVRRVDGPVVGAHLVGDRVGELISEAQLAVGWEAHPEDIAPFVHAHPTQSEALGEAFLALAGKPLHAL; translated from the coding sequence GTGACCGAGTACACCGCCGACGTCGTCGTGCTCGGCGGGGGAAGCGGCGGGTACGCCGCAGCTCTGCGCCTCGCCGAGCTGGGCAAAGATGTGGTGCTCGTCGAGAAGAACAAGCTCGGCGGAACGTGCCTGCACCGCGGCTGCATCCCCACCAAAGCGCTGCTGCACGCCGGAGAGGTCGCCGACGCCGCCCGCGGCGCAGCCGATATCGGCGTCGACGTGACCTTCTCGGGCATCGACCCGGTGCGGGTGCGCTCGTACCGCGAGGGCATCGTCGCCAAGAAGTTCAAAGGGCTCGAGGGGTTGATCTCGGCCCACGGCATCCGCGTGGTCCGCGGCGAGGGCTCGCTCGAGGCCGGACCCGCGGTGCGCGTCGGCGACGACCTCTATCGCGGCACCGACGTCATTCTCGCGACCGGCTCGTACAGCCGCAGCCTGCCCGGTCTCGATGTCGGTGGACGTGTGCTGACGAGCGAGCAGGCGCTCGAGCTCGACGTGATCCCCGAGCGCGTGATCGTTCTCGGCGGTGGCGTGATCGGCGTCGAGTTCGCCAGTGTCTGGCGTTCGTTCGGCGTGGACGTCACGATCATCGAGGCGCTTCCGCATCTGCTGCCGGCGGAGGACGTGGCATCCAGCAAGGCTCTCGAGCGGGCGTTCCGCAAGCGCGGGATCGCTTTCCAGCTGGGGCGACGCTTCGCCTCGCTCGCGCAGACCGCGGGCTCCGTGACGGTGACCCTCGACGACGGTTCGGAACTCGTGGCCGACTACGTCCTGGTCGCGGTCGGACGAGGTCCCGTCACCGCCGGGCTCGGTTACGAAGAGGCCGGGGTCGTGCTCGACCGAGGCTTCGTCCAGACCGACGAGCGTCTGCGCACCGCCGCTGCCCACGTGTGGGCCGTGGGCGACATCGTGCCGGGTCTGCAACTCGCGCACCGCGGCTTCCAGCAGGGCATCTTCGTCGCGGAGGAGATCGCGGGTCTTTCGCCCGTGCTCGTTCCCGATGTCGACGTACCCCGCGTCGCCTACTCCCACCCCGAGGTCGCGTCCGTCGGACTGACCGAGGCGCAGGCTCAGGATCGTTACGGATCCGATGCCGTGAAGGCGTACGAATACAACCTGGCCGGAAACGGCCGCAGCGAGATCATCGGTACCTCGGGCATCGTGAAGATCGTCCGGCGTGTCGACGGGCCCGTCGTCGGTGCCCACCTGGTGGGCGATCGCGTCGGCGAATTGATCTCGGAAGCGCAACTCGCGGTGGGCTGGGAAGCCCACCCCGAGGACATCGCGCCGTTCGTCCACGCACACCCCACCCAGAGCGAGGCGCTCGGCGAGGCCTTCCTGGCCCTCGCGGGCAAGCCCCTGCACGCACTCTGA
- a CDS encoding leucyl aminopeptidase — protein sequence MPFPSVAYTHAPALESDADAILLIVPTLSEGSPDPDGWEGLGSALSAVGFTGAAGSFQRVHVPGVATPVAVAGAGANPTEAALRDAAGTGLRQLTGFEHIAVQSLASSAWRPIAEGAALGGYRFADYKKKAAKVRATRVTVVAEEAPADADAAAVAAVAGAVALVKDLVTTPAEWLGPSDFADAAVKAVEGLPVEVEVLDETALREGGYGGILGVGQGSDRPPRMVRLDYSPAGAERHVALVGKGITFDTGGLSLKPPASMVGMKYDMCGAATVLAVLKAAAEMQLPVHVSAWLCIADNMPSGRATRPGDVLRTLDGTTVEVLNTDAEGRLVLADGLAAASRENPDLIVDVATLTGAITVALGNRHTGVMGDDDAVAKYLAASARTAELAWQLPLPDHMVDDLDSPIADLQNAKIGDPAGGSLFAGLFLRHFVGRVSAEADAPRIPWVHLDIAGVGMNKSAPFGYTDKGVTGATVRSLVEMLATDGAR from the coding sequence ATGCCGTTTCCCTCCGTGGCGTACACCCACGCCCCCGCTCTCGAGTCCGACGCCGATGCGATCCTGCTGATCGTTCCCACCCTTTCGGAGGGATCCCCGGATCCCGACGGTTGGGAAGGTCTCGGGTCGGCTCTGTCGGCGGTCGGGTTCACCGGTGCCGCCGGATCGTTCCAGCGGGTTCACGTCCCGGGAGTGGCGACACCGGTCGCCGTCGCAGGTGCGGGTGCGAACCCCACCGAGGCCGCGCTTCGCGACGCCGCGGGCACCGGTCTTCGTCAGCTGACCGGCTTCGAGCACATCGCCGTGCAGTCGCTCGCCTCCTCCGCCTGGCGCCCGATCGCCGAGGGCGCCGCCCTGGGCGGTTACCGTTTCGCCGACTACAAGAAGAAGGCCGCGAAGGTGCGCGCCACGCGCGTGACCGTCGTCGCCGAGGAGGCGCCCGCTGACGCCGACGCCGCGGCGGTCGCGGCCGTCGCCGGAGCCGTGGCTCTGGTGAAGGACCTCGTCACGACGCCCGCCGAGTGGCTCGGCCCGTCCGACTTCGCCGACGCCGCCGTCAAGGCCGTCGAGGGTCTCCCCGTCGAGGTCGAGGTGCTCGACGAGACCGCCCTGCGCGAGGGTGGTTACGGCGGCATCCTCGGCGTGGGTCAGGGGTCGGATCGCCCGCCGCGCATGGTGCGCCTCGACTACTCCCCCGCCGGTGCCGAGCGCCACGTCGCTCTGGTCGGCAAGGGCATCACGTTCGACACCGGTGGTCTCTCCCTGAAGCCGCCGGCATCGATGGTCGGAATGAAATACGACATGTGCGGCGCTGCGACGGTGCTGGCGGTACTCAAGGCCGCGGCCGAGATGCAGTTGCCCGTCCACGTCAGCGCCTGGCTCTGCATCGCCGACAACATGCCGTCGGGCCGTGCGACGCGCCCGGGCGACGTGCTGCGCACCCTCGACGGCACCACGGTCGAGGTACTGAACACCGACGCCGAGGGGCGCCTGGTGCTCGCCGACGGCCTCGCTGCGGCCAGCCGCGAGAACCCCGATCTCATCGTCGACGTCGCCACCCTGACGGGCGCCATCACCGTGGCGCTCGGCAACCGCCACACCGGCGTGATGGGCGACGACGACGCGGTGGCGAAGTACCTCGCGGCATCGGCCCGCACGGCAGAACTCGCCTGGCAGCTGCCGCTGCCCGACCACATGGTCGATGACCTCGACTCCCCCATTGCGGACCTGCAGAACGCGAAGATCGGAGACCCCGCGGGCGGCTCGCTGTTCGCCGGGCTCTTCCTCCGTCACTTCGTCGGCCGCGTCTCTGCGGAGGCCGACGCCCCCCGCATCCCGTGGGTGCACCTCGACATCGCCGGAGTGGGAATGAACAAGTCCGCACCGTTCGGCTACACCGACAAGGGCGTGACGGGAGCAACGGTCCGCTCGCTCGTCGAGATGCTGGCCACGGACGGCGCGCGGTGA
- a CDS encoding PAC2 family protein, producing the protein MRSSAPLYDRAPAAPPVPSGLPLVIALTGFTDAGGAVTRLVEYFRNDVQPNALFVFDNDSLLDYRARRPAITFVEDHLTDFRPARLELSLAHDSLGQPFLLLAGYEPDFLWEAFAETVLELSAGLQVSSITWVHAIPMPVPHTRPIGTTVSGTRPDLAEAHSVWRPHTQVPSTAGHLLEYRFAEAGAKVAGFALLVPHYLGDTEYPAAALAALDSLTVATGLVFAGEVLREENREFLGKVTEQVEASDELTRMLENLEERYDAYMAGSTQATPIIHTGDLPSADELAAELERFLATRPGDDDRRGKLG; encoded by the coding sequence ATGCGTTCCTCCGCCCCGCTGTACGACCGCGCCCCCGCGGCGCCACCCGTGCCGTCGGGCCTGCCGCTCGTGATCGCACTGACCGGTTTCACGGATGCCGGTGGGGCGGTGACCCGACTGGTCGAGTACTTCCGCAACGACGTGCAGCCCAACGCCCTCTTCGTCTTCGACAACGACTCGCTTCTGGACTACCGCGCGCGTCGCCCGGCGATCACCTTCGTCGAAGACCACCTCACCGACTTCCGTCCGGCGCGCCTCGAGCTCTCGCTCGCGCACGACTCACTCGGACAGCCGTTCCTCCTTCTTGCGGGGTACGAGCCCGACTTCCTCTGGGAAGCGTTCGCCGAAACCGTTCTCGAGCTGTCGGCGGGTCTGCAGGTGTCGTCGATCACCTGGGTGCACGCCATCCCCATGCCGGTGCCGCACACGCGCCCCATCGGCACCACCGTCAGCGGGACGCGCCCCGACCTCGCCGAGGCGCACTCCGTCTGGCGTCCGCACACGCAGGTCCCCTCGACCGCGGGCCATCTGCTCGAGTACCGCTTCGCGGAAGCCGGCGCCAAGGTCGCTGGTTTCGCGCTCCTCGTTCCGCACTATCTCGGTGATACCGAGTACCCCGCTGCGGCCCTCGCCGCCCTCGACAGCCTTACGGTCGCAACCGGTCTGGTGTTCGCAGGCGAAGTGCTCCGCGAAGAGAACCGCGAATTTCTCGGCAAGGTGACCGAGCAGGTCGAGGCGAGCGACGAGCTGACCCGCATGCTGGAGAACCTCGAGGAGCGCTACGACGCCTACATGGCGGGCTCCACGCAGGCCACCCCGATCATCCACACGGGCGATCTCCCCAGCGCCGACGAACTGGCCGCCGAGCTGGAGCGCTTCCTCGCCACCCGGCCCGGCGACGACGATCGCCGCGGCAAGCTCGGCTGA
- a CDS encoding RNA polymerase sigma factor, with protein MADTTTKTRSRSAKDTELENSEETVTASKTTTAKKAPAKKAPAKAKAAPAKAKTKAKKDDDLEEDEEDVEVGDVEIDDADDSDDSDDAAKTDAKKSDDDDEDETPAAPAEALPTGAIVISSSDEDDVPVYSAQITGATADPVKDYLKQIGKVPLLNAAEEVELAMRIEAGLFAEEKLSNMTAAEKTSQLGLDLQWVARDGQRAKSHLLGANLRLVVSLAKRYTGRGMQFLDLIQEGNLGLIRAVEKFDYTKGFKFSTYATWWIRQAITRAMADQARTIRIPVHMVEVINKLARVQRQMLQDLGREPTPEELSRELDMTPEKVIEVQKYGREPISLHTPLGEDGDSEFGDLIEDTEAVVPADAVGFTMLQRQLESLLDSLSEREAGVIRMRFGLGDGQPKTLDQIGDTFGVTRERIRQIESKTMAKLRHPSRSQSLRDYLE; from the coding sequence GTGGCAGACACGACAACCAAGACCCGCTCCCGGAGTGCGAAGGACACCGAACTCGAGAACTCCGAGGAGACCGTGACGGCGTCGAAGACGACGACCGCCAAGAAGGCCCCCGCGAAGAAGGCTCCGGCCAAGGCCAAGGCGGCCCCCGCCAAGGCGAAGACGAAGGCCAAGAAGGACGACGACCTCGAAGAAGACGAGGAAGACGTCGAAGTGGGCGATGTCGAGATCGACGACGCCGACGACAGCGACGACTCCGACGACGCGGCCAAGACAGACGCGAAGAAGTCCGACGACGACGACGAGGACGAGACCCCGGCGGCGCCCGCCGAGGCCCTCCCCACCGGCGCGATCGTCATCTCGTCGAGCGACGAGGACGACGTCCCCGTCTACTCCGCGCAGATCACGGGCGCGACCGCCGACCCGGTCAAGGACTACCTGAAGCAGATCGGCAAGGTTCCGCTGCTGAACGCGGCCGAAGAGGTCGAGCTCGCCATGCGCATCGAGGCGGGTCTGTTCGCCGAAGAGAAGCTGTCGAACATGACCGCGGCCGAGAAGACGAGCCAACTCGGTCTCGATCTGCAGTGGGTCGCCCGTGACGGTCAGCGTGCTAAGAGCCACCTGCTCGGCGCCAACCTCCGCCTGGTCGTCTCGCTCGCCAAGCGCTACACCGGTCGCGGCATGCAGTTCCTCGACCTGATCCAGGAAGGCAACCTGGGCCTCATCCGTGCCGTCGAGAAGTTCGACTACACCAAGGGCTTCAAGTTCTCGACCTACGCCACCTGGTGGATCCGTCAGGCGATCACGCGTGCCATGGCCGACCAGGCCCGTACCATCCGTATCCCCGTGCACATGGTCGAGGTCATCAACAAGCTGGCTCGCGTTCAGCGCCAGATGCTGCAGGACCTCGGTCGCGAACCCACTCCGGAAGAACTGTCGCGCGAACTCGACATGACCCCCGAGAAGGTCATCGAGGTTCAGAAGTACGGCCGCGAGCCCATCTCCCTGCACACCCCTCTCGGCGAGGACGGCGACAGCGAGTTCGGTGACCTCATCGAGGACACCGAGGCTGTCGTCCCGGCCGACGCGGTGGGCTTCACCATGCTGCAGCGCCAGCTCGAGTCGCTCCTCGACTCGCTCAGCGAGCGCGAGGCGGGCGTGATCCGCATGCGCTTCGGCCTCGGCGACGGTCAGCCCAAGACCCTCGACCAGATCGGCGACACGTTCGGCGTCACGCGCGAGCGTATCCGTCAGATCGAGTCGAAGACGATGGCGAAGCTGCGTCACCCGAGCCGTTCGCAGTCGCTTCGGGACTACCTCGAATGA
- a CDS encoding coenzyme F420-0:L-glutamate ligase has product MSAEANAGKALTVTVEGTSYARIPIRTRVVMPGDDLDAFILEYAKDAVQPGDLLFVTEKIVAITQGRSFKLDTIKPRKLALFLSKYVTRTPYGIGLGMPETMEMALRECGTPRILFAAAVSAVTKAMGRKGDFYRIAGDKARAIDGPTKGTIPPYNQAVVLGPERPREVAARLKSLLGGDLQVAVVDINDLGGNILGSTMDKAGEKRLVAILKDNPLGQGHESTPLGIVRHS; this is encoded by the coding sequence ATGAGCGCGGAGGCCAACGCCGGCAAGGCGCTCACCGTCACCGTCGAGGGCACCTCGTACGCTCGCATCCCGATCCGCACGCGGGTCGTCATGCCGGGTGACGACCTCGACGCCTTCATCCTCGAGTACGCGAAGGATGCCGTGCAGCCGGGCGACCTGCTGTTCGTCACCGAGAAGATCGTCGCCATCACGCAGGGTCGTTCGTTCAAACTCGACACCATCAAGCCCCGAAAGCTGGCTCTGTTCCTGTCGAAGTACGTCACTCGCACGCCGTACGGCATCGGTCTCGGCATGCCCGAGACCATGGAGATGGCCCTGCGCGAATGCGGAACGCCCCGCATCCTGTTCGCCGCCGCCGTCTCGGCCGTGACCAAGGCGATGGGTCGCAAGGGCGACTTCTACCGCATCGCCGGCGACAAGGCGCGCGCGATCGACGGCCCCACCAAGGGCACGATCCCGCCGTACAACCAGGCCGTCGTCCTCGGCCCTGAGCGTCCTCGCGAGGTCGCCGCGCGCCTGAAGTCGCTGCTCGGCGGTGACCTGCAGGTTGCCGTGGTCGACATCAACGACCTCGGTGGCAACATCCTCGGCTCCACGATGGACAAGGCCGGCGAGAAGCGTCTCGTCGCAATCCTGAAGGACAACCCGCTCGGCCAGGGACACGAGTCCACGCCGCTGGGTATCGTCCGCCACAGCTGA
- a CDS encoding sugar-transfer associated ATP-grasp domain-containing protein, with protein sequence MPQQGFSPVTRLRYLAGRARRIDVGSVVERAKEASAQHGKALPLVVADMLFQAGVKNVGFQDYIDYDFAILTPAERATYMTHPVSNQISQKYDHPDYRGLFQDKVEFDRTFSEFLRREWMVVDADNADELRAFTERLGTIVTKEPVGQAGTGVHRYHAAEVEDWEQFHRGLLERGEILVEEVIRQHDDLAAVCPGTVNTTRVTAFFDGDKTHILAMAQKFGRGAVSDQMTFGGFYTMLDENGHALGAGYDSHGHVHELHPDSGARIADFQLPMIDDVKAFVDRVARVVPQVQYVGWDIVVGPDGPVLVEGNWGAGVYENKPSVTGIRTGHKPRYQAAIGF encoded by the coding sequence ATGCCTCAGCAGGGTTTCTCCCCCGTCACGCGCCTTCGCTACCTCGCCGGACGCGCCCGCCGCATCGACGTCGGATCCGTCGTCGAACGCGCCAAAGAAGCCTCGGCCCAGCACGGCAAGGCCCTGCCGCTCGTCGTCGCCGACATGCTGTTCCAAGCGGGTGTGAAGAACGTCGGCTTCCAGGACTACATCGACTACGACTTCGCGATCCTCACCCCCGCCGAGCGCGCCACCTACATGACGCATCCGGTGTCGAACCAGATCTCGCAGAAGTACGACCACCCCGACTACCGCGGCCTCTTCCAGGACAAGGTCGAGTTCGACCGCACGTTCAGCGAGTTCCTCCGCCGCGAGTGGATGGTGGTCGACGCAGACAACGCCGACGAGCTGCGCGCCTTCACCGAGCGTCTCGGCACCATCGTCACGAAGGAGCCGGTCGGTCAGGCCGGAACCGGCGTGCACCGCTACCACGCGGCCGAGGTCGAGGACTGGGAGCAGTTCCACCGCGGGCTGCTCGAGCGCGGCGAGATCCTCGTCGAAGAGGTCATCCGCCAGCACGACGACCTCGCGGCCGTCTGCCCCGGCACGGTCAACACCACGCGCGTCACGGCCTTCTTCGATGGAGACAAGACGCACATCCTCGCGATGGCGCAGAAGTTCGGCCGCGGAGCGGTCAGCGACCAGATGACTTTCGGCGGCTTCTACACGATGCTCGACGAGAACGGCCACGCCCTCGGCGCCGGCTACGACTCGCACGGGCATGTGCACGAGCTGCACCCCGACTCGGGAGCGCGCATCGCCGACTTCCAGCTGCCGATGATCGACGACGTGAAGGCGTTCGTCGACCGGGTCGCGCGCGTCGTGCCCCAGGTGCAGTACGTCGGCTGGGACATCGTCGTCGGCCCCGACGGACCCGTGCTCGTCGAGGGCAACTGGGGCGCCGGCGTGTACGAGAACAAGCCGAGCGTCACCGGAATCCGCACCGGCCACAAGCCGCGCTACCAGGCCGCCATCGGGTTCTGA
- a CDS encoding alanine racemase C-terminal domain-containing protein — protein sequence MTSTLPARLPAAGGVAPVALVSESALRQNAPLALAAGTGSRADDVFAADAWGHGAEWVASVLSDLGMDAAPLDAAVLFGLPGSHARPVLSLRGRALGTKPLLRGEGVSYGYTHRAPLDTTVALVTGGYAQGVVRSLGNAVSVSIEGRRHRIVGRVAMDVCVVDVEDAVVPRGSEVVFFGDPAAGHPSLQEWTDATGLTPAEIVAVVGVRADRRVTA from the coding sequence GTGACCTCCACGCTCCCTGCCCGCTTGCCCGCGGCCGGGGGAGTGGCGCCCGTGGCGCTCGTCTCGGAGTCCGCCCTGCGTCAGAACGCCCCGCTCGCCCTCGCGGCCGGCACCGGCTCACGCGCCGACGACGTCTTCGCCGCCGATGCCTGGGGCCACGGCGCGGAGTGGGTGGCATCCGTGCTCTCGGATCTCGGGATGGATGCCGCACCCCTCGACGCCGCGGTCCTGTTCGGCCTGCCCGGCTCGCACGCTCGCCCCGTGCTGTCGCTGCGCGGTCGAGCGCTCGGGACCAAGCCCCTGCTGCGCGGCGAGGGCGTCTCGTACGGGTACACCCACCGAGCGCCCCTCGACACCACCGTCGCCCTGGTGACCGGCGGCTACGCCCAGGGCGTCGTGCGATCCCTGGGCAACGCGGTCTCGGTCTCGATCGAGGGCCGACGTCATCGCATCGTCGGGCGCGTCGCCATGGACGTCTGCGTCGTCGACGTCGAAGACGCCGTCGTGCCGCGCGGCTCCGAGGTGGTCTTCTTCGGCGACCCTGCCGCGGGTCACCCCTCGCTGCAGGAGTGGACGGATGCCACCGGCCTCACCCCAGCCGAGATCGTCGCCGTCGTGGGTGTCCGCGCGGATCGGAGGGTGACCGCGTGA
- a CDS encoding alanine racemase — MSAVYRVDLDALARNLRRVREAVAPATAMLVVKDDAYAHGLEPIVRRAVEEGVRWIGAFDVVTGTEVRRIAGSDVRIFVWLIGGSDDLAAGVDADLDLGIGDEALLDDLAGLRLERPARVHLKIDTGLHRNGIRPERWNAALAQTAALVADGRAVFEGIWSHISEASDADDDDARAVFLAARETARAAGLDPRFSHLAASAAGFARGEFREDLVRVGAFSYGIRPAGGPSEVELGIEAISRLTATVTAVDAAGVHLDVGSLHGLPSALGGRFDAPTPDGPRRVEAITPTETVLAPWAGAAPGDEIVLFGSGALYGVTDLAELIDTIGEEIALRVSPTVPRSYLTDRA, encoded by the coding sequence GTGAGCGCCGTCTACCGCGTCGACCTCGACGCTCTCGCCCGGAATCTCCGCCGCGTGCGCGAGGCCGTCGCCCCCGCCACTGCCATGCTCGTCGTCAAGGACGACGCCTACGCCCACGGGCTCGAACCGATCGTGAGGCGTGCCGTCGAAGAGGGCGTTCGCTGGATCGGCGCCTTCGACGTGGTCACCGGAACCGAGGTCCGCCGCATCGCCGGATCCGACGTCCGCATCTTCGTGTGGCTCATCGGCGGGAGCGACGACCTCGCCGCGGGCGTCGATGCCGACCTCGACCTCGGTATCGGCGACGAAGCGCTGCTCGACGATCTCGCGGGTCTTCGCCTCGAGCGCCCCGCACGCGTGCACCTCAAGATCGACACGGGCCTGCACCGAAACGGGATCCGTCCCGAGCGGTGGAACGCCGCACTCGCGCAGACCGCCGCGCTGGTCGCCGACGGCCGCGCCGTGTTCGAGGGCATCTGGTCCCACATCTCGGAAGCCTCGGATGCCGATGACGACGACGCCCGTGCGGTGTTCTTGGCGGCGCGGGAGACCGCGCGCGCCGCAGGGCTCGATCCCCGCTTCTCACATCTGGCCGCCAGTGCGGCAGGTTTCGCCCGGGGGGAGTTCCGGGAGGATCTGGTGCGCGTCGGGGCGTTCTCGTACGGCATCCGTCCCGCCGGCGGACCCAGCGAGGTCGAGCTGGGCATCGAGGCGATCAGCCGCCTCACCGCCACGGTGACCGCCGTCGACGCCGCGGGCGTCCACCTCGACGTCGGAAGCCTGCACGGGCTGCCGAGCGCCCTCGGCGGACGTTTCGACGCGCCCACGCCGGACGGGCCTCGCCGCGTCGAGGCCATCACCCCGACCGAGACGGTGCTCGCCCCGTGGGCGGGCGCCGCTCCCGGTGACGAGATCGTGCTGTTCGGCTCGGGCGCCCTCTACGGCGTCACCGACCTCGCCGAACTCATCGACACGATCGGCGAAGAGATCGCGTTGCGCGTGTCTCCCACCGTGCCGAGGTCCTATCTCACCGATCGAGCCTGA
- a CDS encoding DUF7455 domain-containing protein — protein sequence MTTTTAPEASAVLDHRLTAADRCDSCGAQAYIAATVNGSELLFCAHHGRKYEEKLRSVATSWHDETARLNAAE from the coding sequence ATGACCACCACGACTGCACCCGAAGCGTCAGCCGTCCTCGACCACCGCCTGACGGCGGCGGATCGCTGCGACTCCTGCGGCGCACAGGCGTACATCGCCGCAACGGTCAACGGCAGCGAGCTGCTGTTCTGTGCGCACCACGGCCGCAAGTACGAAGAGAAGCTCCGCAGCGTCGCCACCTCGTGGCACGACGAGACGGCGCGACTGAACGCCGCCGAGTAA